From Solanum lycopersicum chromosome 4, SLM_r2.1:
AGGTTTACTTGTcgtatttaaatttgatatattcattaaaaaacaCAATAATTGACATGAATGTCGAATATCCTTATTAATTGATATTTGATATTAGATCTTgaaaaataacttgaaaaataaattattaatattaaagataaaacatgaaaaataatatttatcttttcttaatATGTAAGTAATaagtaaacataaaaatcaaataattaaaacagTGAGCTagtaaaattgaaagaaatattattttattttaattatatccTTATCATCAATTACTAGTTGTCAGACTTTGATTTTCCTAGcataattaataaagttaatttattACAATTAATTCTTCATAAATACTACTTTTGTTCCTAAAATTGATGTGTTTAGTTTGGTCATACTCCGTAAGAGAAACTATTCATTCCTAAGAAACAAACAATGTTCTTATTTTccttaatgaatattttgaaaagatgtaattttttaatactCTCTTTATTGTATTGTAAGTGAATTTATGAGgcaatgtatatttatttagaaaaaaaattatgatataatacaaaataaattgtcATTAAagttattgttaaaatattcttaaaaaaattcaaagtaaaATCATAAATGTGAGCAATTAACTCTCTTATACTTATCatctaaaatataaatgaatggCACAAATATAGAAAAGTTCAAATATATGTCTTGAactttgaataatttatttatttttggactatgaaaaaagccaaaaaaataaaactctcTAATTTAAAATaggataaaattgaaaaaaaaaacattaatatcTAAACATCACTTATTtagaaacaaaatttaaaaaaaaacatctattagttaaaaaataaaaaagtactaTTTCAGTATTTCTCACATACTTGATAAACGTGTTAGTCAAGCCAATATTAAAATATTCCCCGTACAAATTTTTCGCGAGAgctaaattaatattattgttggtgGATTCGGTTGAGTTCAGTAGCATTGACTTAATAACTTTTGtatttggattttaaaaaagttacttaatatgtataaatacattatatagaatcataatgaattaattttcgcaaaaatttaaaattcatacgCTCAAAATTAATCTTAATTAACTTTAATAGTAGGATTGACTTTCAATTGGACGTATCCTTTCACGATTAATcaccaacatattttaacacACTTTCACAAAAGGAGAAAATCATTTCGAATCATCATCATGGGTCGTTCATGTAGACTAATCCAGACTCATATAAAAGAGATAGAAACAATAGACATGagttttatttgaattgatgaaaatcataaatacaaTAGACTTATTGTAATTATGAAATTGTGACAAATATTAGTACACCTTATGTAAAGACCTTAAGAGAGTGATTTACACTTGAGAAACCACCATCAACTTTAAGATCATGCCCACTTATGTAACTTGCTTCATCGCTGGCTAAGAACAACACAGCCTTAGCAACATCCTGAGCCATCAAATCCACGCCCTTGAGGTTCGCGAACTTACCAAAATGAGAGTTAAAATCCGCGATAGCATCATCAGTCCTTTGTTCAGGAGGCAAGTGCAGCAGCCCTAATTCAGTTGCAACCGCGTAGGGTGAAACACAGTTCACACGTACACCGTGTTTCCCCATCTCAGCTGCAACGTTTTGCGTTAGTCCCAAAAGAGCAAACTTAGAAGCTGTATAAGCATGAGGCCCTAGGCCACCAATAGACCCTGCTACACTACACAACGACACGATGGATCCTCTTTTTCGTGGAATCATTATACGAGCAGCATGTTTCATTCCTAGGAAAACACCTCTAACGTTCACA
This genomic window contains:
- the LOC101254591 gene encoding xanthoxin dehydrogenase, translating into MEVKGSSDSSLSNQRLLGRVALVTGGASGIGESIVRLFHKHGAKVCIVDIQDAFGKRVCESLGDEDSACFIHCDVTSETDVSNAVDFAVERFGTLDIIVNNAGLTGAPCSNILDYDLSVFDNVLDVNVRGVFLGMKHAARIMIPRKRGSIVSLCSVAGSIGGLGPHAYTASKFALLGLTQNVAAEMGKHGVRVNCVSPYAVATELGLLHLPPEQRTDDAIADFNSHFGKFANLKGVDLMAQDVAKAVLFLASDEASYISGHDLKVDGGFSSVNHSLKVFT